The DNA segment GGCCCTGATTATTGAGAGATAGCGACTGATTGGCTCCCCGGTCAGCGAAGAGGTTGTGGTCAGGATCTCCCGTTCCGCCGGGTCATCGAGCAATTTGTAGGATTGACCGTGTCCCTCAATGGTATTGCGAGTCGCCGGGTGCGTGGTGACATCGTTTATCAATTCATCGAATTTATGAATATTGGGCCGCATCCTTCGCAGCGAGTCGAGGTACTCGGAATATGTTCTAAGGGCCATTTGATACTCCTATCGAATTTATTTGGGCCGTTTTATATATATTTAAATATAATCTCTCGACCCGATATCCGCAAGAAGAGGGTTTGTGATACTATTCAAATCGTCTTTCAGGAGCAATGATTATTGGCATCTATTGAATTATTATCGGAATTCCGGGAATAGACCACAGAAATCAATATTAGTAAGTACGTATTTGCCCTGCCATTGGATAAAAAAAGGGCCGGCCCAATGAGGCCGGCCAGAATATTCCCAATTTGTCGTTTAGCGCTTTAAGATCAGGTAAAACGGCTTCGAACCGGAGTGCTGCCAGGATGCGTTGACAGGATCGGAGGAGTGGGCATTGGCGGCGGCGATGGTCACCTGCACGGAATCGAATCCGGCCAGGGCCAGGTTGACATCATCGATATGACCGGTGTTCAGAGCCCGGGACATCACGATAGTCCAGGTATGCGGAGAGGAAGTGGAATCATACTGGGAAATGGCTCGAACATCCCAGCGGCTGTAGCTGGAGCGACTGGGGGAATTGTAAATAGTGGAATCTATTCGGTACCCGGGCATTCTATAATTTGAGGGCCACTGGATAGTCGCATAATTCATAGCGACCGTATCAGTAAGATATAAATAGGGCCCCAGAAAAGCGATCGTATCCTTGTGCATATAATACGGAACATTGCTGAATGAATTCCAATTGTCCCGATAAACGTAGGCATTTACGGTGTTGTCGAAGAGTCTGCCGGTGACATTATTCCACCATTCATCATCGGCCATAAATCCCGGGGCGGTCGAGGTGGCGCTCCAGTTGATAACGTCGGCGTGCCCATTGGTAGGTTTCATAGAGGTGGCATGACACATCTTGGAGCAGTCGGCCTTTTCCGTGCCGTTGTCGCCAGCGTCAAACATGACAAAAAAGCGGTCATCGCCGGCGGATGTTACCTGTTCCCAATCAATAACCTGAGGTAAGGGCCGCATATAATTTCCCCAGATATTGGCAGTGGCATCCTGCCATTTGGCGCGAAGGTACAGGGTGTCATTCTTTTTTATGGCCTTGAGATTGACATTGATATGTCCCAGATCGGCGTCGAGACCATAATCACTGCCGCTGCCGATTTCTACCATGACGGATTCAACGGAATTCCAGGCGCCGGCATTGACATTTGTCATTCCAGGAGCGGCAGTCGTATCGACCACCAGTCTGACAGTCGGGACAGGTGGGGGCGGCGGATTGGAGCCTTTGTCACCGCCGCAGCCGGCGATATACAGGGCAAGAATTGAAATTATAAGGATAAATAGTTTTCTCATTTTACCTCCGAATTCCGATAGATCTTCATCTTAACTTAACGTATATTGCGGACTCTGTCAATGTATTATTTGGTAATGAGATTCAGCGATTAAATCTTCTTGATAATGAGCATGGTCAGATCGTCGAAAACGTGCGTTTCTGACGCATATTCCTTTACGGCTTCATAGATTTTTTTCAGTAAATCCGAAGCTTTCAGATCTTTGTGGCGCTTGAGGACGGCGACCAGTCGTTCCACCCCGAAATCCTCTCCCCGGCCATTTTTTGCTTCCGAGACCCCGTCAGTATAAAACATAATTGTATCACCCGACTGGATAAAGATGGGCCGCTCCTCGTAATCGGTATCAGGAATCACTCCGAGGGCCAGACCTCCTTCCTTGAGATATTCGACCCGCCCCCCGCGGCGAAGCAGGATGGGATGATTATGCCCGCAGTTGGAAAAGGTGAAAATATCGTTCTTGGAATCGAGAACCCCATAGACCGCGGTGACATAATTCTCCCGCTCCACCGATTCATAAATGAGCGAATTAACCTTACGGCAAATCATGCGGATAGCATAGTTGTTGCGGATCTCGGCTATCAGGGAGGCCCTGAAGGCGGCCATGATGAGAGACGCCGGGATCCCTTTTCCGGCCACATCGGCGATGGCGATGCCGGTCTGATGTTCGATAATCTTGATGAAATCGAAATAATCACCGCCGACTTCGCCGGACGGGATATTTACGCCGGAGATATCATAGCCGGAGATCTGAGGATCATGCTTGGGCAAGAAAGTGAGCTGAATTTCCCGAGCAATGGAAAGTTGTTCTTCCAGACGCCTGTTTTCAAGCATTTTTTTGTGGAGCATAGCCCTTTCGATGGATATGGCGGCATGACTGGCGAACGCCGTAATCAATTCCAAACTCTTACGATTGTAAAAAGAGGCATGATCCGATTCCAGGTTCAGGACCCCGATGATGCGCCCATCGATTCGTATCGGGGTCACGATTTCCGATTTGGTCTGCTGACGGGCGCTGATGTAGCGGGTATCTTTGGTTACATCGGGAACAATGACCGCTTCGCCGTTCTTAGCCACCCACCCGACCAGTCCCTGGCCAATTTTCAATTGAATATATTCCTGCCTTAAAGGATCATAGCCGACTGCAAAAACCGTGGCCACCTCTCCCTTTTCGTCGTTAATTAAAAAGACTCCGCCGGCGTCAAACCCGACCACTTTCTGCAGAGAGTCCAATATTAATTGCAGGACCTCATCGATATTCAGGGTGCTGCTCAATTTCTTGCCGACATCATAGAGCAACTGACGCTCCATCGCCTCCTGTTTGGCCTCGCGATAAAGCCGGGCGTTATCAATAGCGACCGCCATCTGATTGGCCAGACCGACCAAGATGTCCAAGTCCTCATCGGTATAGACACCGTCGATTTTGTTGATGGCTTCAATGACGCCGATCATTTGACCCCGCCCGATGAGCGGTATGGCCAGAACCGATCGGAGCGACAGATCTCCGAAAATTTCAGCCTGCTGATGATATCGGGGATCAGAAGTGACATCGTTGGCGATAATCGGTTCCTGATGTTCGGCCACCCAGCCGATTATTCCCTGCCCGCGCGGCAGGGAAAGGGTTTTGACCGAATAATCGCGCCCGTCGAAAAAACGGACTTTCATTATATCCAGATTTTTGTCCAGGCGATAGGCAAGAGCGGCCTCGGATCCGGTGGCTTCGACGGTGAGTTCCAGCACCTGACGCATTAATTCCTCGTATTCCAGGGTGGAATTTAGCATGCGGGCGGCGTGCAGAAACAGTTTCTCTAATTTTGACTGATGGGTTGTCATAAATTAATATAAGGCAAAGATTACACCGGTTCGACAAAAAAGTCAATCACACATGGTTTCGGCCGGCATGATGGCAATAATTAATAGATTTTGCAAGGGCATATTTATTATGATTATACGAGTTACTGAGGCATATGATATATCTTTTTCGAAACAGACACACTATAATAATATTCAATGACTTACGGGCTGTCCAAGCCGGCAATCGAAGCCATAGCAATAAAATTCCGGGGCGGTGAAAAATTCTTATATTAACCAAAGATTCCTGTCCAGAGAGCGATAATGAATCGCCTCGGCGATATGGACAGCATCGATATTTTCGATATTTTCCAGATCGGCAATGGTTCGGGCGACTTTGAGGATACGGTCATAGGCGCGGGCGGAAAGACCCTGACGGCTGATGGCCAGGTTCAAAAGAGATTTCGATTTTTCATCGATCGGGCAGTATTTCCGAATATCTTTTGACTGCATATGGGCATTGCAGAAAATTTTCTTTTCATTATTGAACCGCGCCAGTTGGCGCTTACGGGCCATATTAACCCGGGCCCGGATAATTTCGGATTTCTCGCCGGCCGATTCGGAGGAGAGTTCTTTAAATTTGACCGACGGTACGGTGATATGAATATCGATTCGGTCCAGAAGGGGCCCCGAAATACGAGACATATAGCGCTGAATAGCCCCGGTGGTGCAATTGCATTCGTGACTGGTATCGCCAAAATAGCCGCAGGGACAGGGATTCATAGCCGCGGCCAGCATGAAGGCGGCGGGATAGGTCAGTGATGTCGTGGCGCGAGAGAGTGTAACCTGGCCGTCTTCCATCGGCTGGCGCAGAACTTCAAGGACATCTTTGTGAAATTCGGCGATTTCGTCAAGAAACAGAACCCCATGATGCGCCAGGGAGACCTCCCCCGGCTTCGGAATCCGTCCCCCGCCGATGAGGCCGGCGTCGGAGACAGTATGGTGCGGCGCCCGGAAAGGGCGGGTGGCAATAAGAGCGGTGTTGCCGGGCATGAGACCGGCCACCGAATGGATTTTGGTGGTTTCGAGAGCTTCGGCGACGGTCATGTCGGGAAGAATGGTGGGGAGACGCCGGGCCAGCATTGTTTTTCCCGAGCCGGGGGGCCCAATCATAATGATATTATGCCCCCCGGCCGCCGCCACTTCCAGAGCCCGTTTGGCCGATTCCTGACCTTTGACATCGCAGAAATCGACATCATACTTACGTGACAGGGAAAAGACCGAATTTATATCGAGTTCAAAGCGGTTAATGGTATTGGTATCCTCCAAAAAGGCGACCGCCTCCTTCAGTGATGTTACGGGATAGACCGGGAGATCCTGGGCCATAGCCGCCTCGGAAGCATTATCTTTCGGGACCAGAATTCCCTTTATCCCTTTGCTGTCCTGAACATGCATCGCCATAGGAAGGACCCCGGGCACCGGACGAATGGCGCCATCGAGCGACAGTTCCCCCAGGATAACATAATCATCGAAAGAATCGCGAAGTATTTGCCCGGTAGCGGCGAGAATGCCGACCGCCATCGGCAAGTCGAAGGCCGAGCCTTCCTTGCGAATATCGGCGGGGGCGAGATTGATGGTTACTTTCTTATTGGGGAAGATATAGTCGGAATTTTTGATGGCGGCGGTCACCCGTTCCTTGGACTCCCGAACCGCCCCGTCGGGCAACCCGACTGTAATAAAAAGGGGGAGTTGTTGCTGCAGGTCGGCTTCAACTTCGACCAGATAGGCATTGACTCCCAGTGTTGCCGAGGAATAGACTTTGGACAGCATAAGCACCTCTCTACAAGCGGCCGGTCAGGCCGGTTACCAGATAGCCGACATTTTTTTGATCCGCTTATATTATAGGAATTGGCGCTGACAAATGCTGTCAGTGAAAATCGGATATTATTGTGGAAAAATAAAGGGTCTAAAGTTTATTCCAGAGTTCGATGCGGCGATAGAGGGCGGTGTCGGAGGTTTTGAAGACAATTATCCCGTGATCGACAAGATATTGATATTCGGCGCCGGGTTCTTCGCCGGGGGTACATTGCTGGGAGGTATTGGTCGTAATATTTTGAAGTTTAAGCGAGTCCCGGCCAAAAATGAATTTGCCCCGGATGACATCACAAAACCGGCGGTAGTTGTCGTCATCGGCCAGATACATGCGAAAAGTATCGGGCTGTATGAAATAGAAATTCATGGTATCGACTTTCATCTCCTGATCCGGTGATTGCCAGTGCTTGATGACTTCATAAATTCCCCTATAGGTTCCGGGCATGAATTGGACGGTGCTGGAAGTGCTGTTCTTGCCACAACCACCGCTCATAAGAACCAATAAGAGCGAACTGTAAAGCAACAGGAGGAAAATTATGGGAAGCAAACGTTTCATAGGTTCTATTCCAGCCAAAAAACGGTCCCGTTTGGGGGACCGTTAGGCAATATATTATGATCCTATTCTTTTTTTAGCGCAATTTCGACCCAGCGGCTTCCTTCCCGCATGGTTCCCGATATCTTGACGCTATCGGCTTCTCGGAAAATAGAAAAAGTGCCGACCGGTATATCTTCATGAATGCACGTAAAAACGTCGGTCATACTGGTATCTGATAGAGTAATTTTGTCGGTTAAACTATAATTTCCGGTGATGTCACAGAAGATTTTGGGCAGAAGGTCAGTTTTCTCCGCAGTCATCCAGAATTTGTAATCACTGAAGGTCCAATCAATCCACTCCTGAACTGTGGTCGGGGTGGATGTGTCGTATCCGCGAATAATCGTAATTAAGCCATGATAATTGCCGACAAGAGTGCTGGGGGGTTTAACAATTGTATCTTTCGGACAACCCGACACCAAAGCCAATACAAAAATGGCGATTAGGATCGACAAGAAGAACCGTGCCATTTATATCTCTCCTCCAATTCTGATTTTTTCCTACAAACCGGACAATTATAAGCAAATCGTGCCGCAATTTCAACCAATATTTATATTCCTGCATTATAAAGACTCGGATAGAAGTCTTCTGTTTAAAGAATTTCCCTTAATTATTGCAGAACCGGTACTTTAGGAGTCAGCAAATGAGGACGTCTCTGCCATTTAGAGATTTAACTTGTTGGAAATAAAGGGTATATCCAGAAGTCCCGACAGGTTTTGGATGGTGTGGTCCGGTTCCTCCCGGGGATAGCGAACGGCCTGGTGGCGATGAGGGCCGACCAGAAGTCTGACGGCGGTCATCTTGAGTGATTTCGCGGGCACGATATCGTTATCCTGACGGTCGCCAATCATGGCGGCTTCTTCGGGCCGCGAACCGAGGGACTGTAAAACGGCCAGAAAAATGCGGGTATCCGGCTTGGCCAGGCGCAAATCCTCGGACATCATTTTTGAATCAAAGAAAGACAGGATCCCCATTTCCTCGAGGGTTCTCCCCATGGCGGAATTTTGGTTAGCGACAATCCCCAATTTGAAATGACCTTTCAGTTGCTTCAAAATATCGATGACACCGGGGACCGGCTCCACCAATTTTTCAAAGGGGAAACGGTCACATTCGCGCCGCAATTCATAGAAAAGATTTTTATTCGGTCGTACCATTTGCCAGATCACAAAAGATATAAAAGACGGAGCGTAACAGGCGATCGACTGCTCCATTATCGCGCCGATATCGGCCGTGCTGAATTCCTGCCCCGTTCTGTCAAGGACCAATTGGCGCAGGTGCTCGTGCCAGGCATCGATGGCGGGATCGTCGTTTACCAGCGGCCCGCCGACATCAAAAAGGATGGTTGTTATATCGTCCATGGGTATAGCCGCATTATAGTGATAAGTCTTTGAAATTAAAAGGCCCGCCGGAGCGGGCCGTATGATTAATAATCCTATTTATCGCGTTCGGCGGTCTTTTTCTTTTCCTTAATGGTCGCCTGCGCGGCCGCCAGACGGGCAATCGGAACCCGGAACGGCGAACAGGAAACGTAATCGAGACCGATACGGTTGCAGAATTCAATTGAATCAGGGTCACCGCCGTGTTCTCCGCAAATACCGATTTTTAAGTCGGGTTTGGCGGAGCGTCCTCTTTTCGTGCCCATTTCTACAAGTTGCCCCACACCAACCTGATCGATGGATACAAATGGGTCCTTGGGAAGAATCCCTTTCTCGACATAATAAAGAAGGAATTTGGCAGCATCATCGCGAGAAAATCCCATTGTCATCTGGGTCAAGTCATTGGTACCGAAACTGAAAAATTCCGCTTCGGAGGCGATTTCATCGGCGGTCAGCGCGGCCCGCGGAATTTCGATCATCGTTCCGATATGATATTCGATTTTGGCCTTATGCCGAGCGATGACCTCATCGGCGATTCGCTTCACTACTTCCTTCTGATTACGGAATTCATTGATATGACCGACCAGGGGAATCATGATTTCGGGCACGACGGTCTTTTTCTCTCTGGCAACGGCGCAGGCCGCCTCAATAATGGCCCGGACCTGCATTTCCGTTATCTCGGGATAAACTATGCCGAGGCGGCAGCCGCGATGACCGAGCATGGGATTGATTTCTTTCAGTTCGTCAATCCGCTGCAATATTTTCCGTTTCCGGGCCAGGAGTTCATCATAGTTTTCATCGGTCTTATCCAGGGCCGCTATTTCCTGCTCGATCACTTTTTTGTTCGGCAGAAACTCGTGCAGTGGCGGATCGAGAGTTCGGATAGTCACGGGAAGCCCATCCATGACTTCGAACAGCCCCTTAAAATCGCTTTTCTGAAACGGCAGAAGTTTATCGAGGGCCTGTTGACGTTCTTCGGTCGTGTCGGCCAAAATCATCTCCTGCACACTAGGGAGACGATCTTCGGCAAAAAACATGTGTTCGGTACGGCAGAGCCCTATTCCCTGCGCTCCGAATTTGCGGGCCTGAATAGAATCAGACGGAGTATCGGCATTGGCCCGGACTTTCAAGCGGCGAATCTCATCGGCCCAGCTCATGTATTCAGCGAATTCCCCGGAGAGTTCCGGATCGATGGTCGGCACCTCACCGATCATGACTTCGCCGGTCGAGCCGTTAATGGTAATAATGTCTTTTTCCTTAAGAATGAGTTTGCCGATCTGTAACTGCTTTTTGGTTTCATTGACCCGCGCCGCCTCGCATCCGGCGACACAGCATTTTCCCATGCCCCGGGCGACGACGGCGGCATGCGATGTCATTCCGCCCCGAGACGTGAGAATTCCGGCGGCAGCATGCATTCCCTCGATATCATCGGGATTGGTTTCCTGACGAACCAGTATGACCGGTTCCTTCCCGCTGGAAGCTTTCACGGCCGCATCGGCGGTAAAATAGATCGCCCCATGGGCGGCCCCCGGTGAGGCCGGCAGTCCGCGCGCTATGACTTCGTATTCAGCATTGGGGTCCAATCTTTTATGAAGCAGTTGATCCAATTGGGCCGGCTCCAGACGCATCAGAGCCTCTTCTTTGGTGATAAGCTTTTCCTTAACCATGTCGACCGCTATTTTCAGCGCCGCCTGGACGGTTCGTTTACCGGTTCGGGTCTGAAGCATGAAGAGTTTGCTTTCCTGAATAGTAAATTCGAAGTCCTGCACATCGCGGTAGTGCTTCTCCAGCCGGGTCGTAATTTCTTTCAATTGTTTAAAGACGTCCGGCATTTCCTCGCCCAATTGGGTAATCGGCTGGGGGGTCCGAATGCCGGCGACGACATCCTCGCCCTGCGCATTCAGCAAATATTCCCCGTAAAATTCCTTATCGCCGGTGGCGGGATTACGGGTAAAGCCGACGCCGGTGCCGGAGGTGTTGCCCATNTTGCCGTACACCATGGCCTGAATATTGACGGCCGTCCCGAGATCACCGGGGATATTATTCATGCGGCGGTAACTGATGGCTCTGGGATTATTCCAGGAACGGAAGACGGCATCCCGGGCCATGCGCAATTGCACCATCGGATCATCGGGGAACAACTCGCCGGTTTTTCTCTTGATAATGGCTTTGTATTTCTTGATGATGTCGTTGAGGTCCTCGACCTGGAGAGAGGAATCCTGTTTGATTTTCCTCTCTTTTTTCTTCTGCTCGATAATTTCCTCGAATTTTTCCTTGTCAATGCCGAGCACGACATTGCCGAACATCTGCACAAAACGGCGGTAATTATCATAGGCGAAGCGTTCATCTCCGGTCTTTTTGGCAAGCCCTTCCAAAGTCTGCTTGTTGAGACCCAAATTGAGGATAGTATCCATCATGCCGGGCATCGAGAATTTGGCCCCGGAACGGACCGACACCAGGAGAGGATTATCGGGATCGCCGAATTTGGCTCCAACCAATTCGCCGACCCGATTTATCATCTTCTCCAGATCGTGATCGATTTCTTTCGGAATCTGCATTTCGTTCTGATAGAAAACCTTACAGACTTCGGTAGTCATGGTGAATCCCGGCGGAACAGGGATTCCGGCACGGGTCATTTCGGCCAGCCCGGCTCCCTTGCCGCCGAGCAGATCACGCATGGTGCCATCACCGTCGGCTTTGCCGCCGCCGAAGAAATAATAAGGCGAATGTCCAAGTGTAAAAGAAGCGGTAACCTTTTCTCTGGACGATTTTCCTTTTCCTGATGATTTTGATTCTTTGCTTTTCTTTATCGTCTTAGGTTCAGATTTTTTAGGCATGCTTTTTTCCCTCGAAACCTTTTTCGGTGCTTTGGCTATCACAGATTTTTTCAAGTTATCTTTTTTTGCCGCAACCATTTTCGTCTCCCCGACAATTTTTCCTTTGTTGGCAATGAATACGATATTTTTTACTGATATGCAATAAAAAAGGCGGCCGAAATTGGCACTAAAATTATCGGCCGCCGGTTAATTTGGGGATAAGACTACATGGTAAACAGCCGTTCACCACTTATGATTTTTTCCAGGATCTTGAGAGTTTTCTCGACCGGGGAATGCATAATGTCGGAAGTATTAAAAGTGGATCTAATGACTTCCCGGGGGCAGTTAAAATTGGCTCTCCCCCGGCCCCCACGGGCCTTCTTCTTGTGAGTCAGATTATACTGCCTCTGATATTCCTTGGCCTTCTCTTTGTGGAGTTGATAGTAACGCCTCTGATACTCCCGGCGGGCCTCCGGCGTTGAAAGCTTACCCTTCCTTTTTTTCCTGGTTCCTGGTTTGGCTCCAGCGGATTCATCCGTTATCGCCATCCCCCCACCTCGCTTTCGGGAATGAGTTTAGTTACCCTAAAATTGTAATACTTACCACTCGGCCCAACGTATTACCTTAAAAATTATACGATTTCTGGTTCCATTTGTCAAGGAAAATCTGAAAACAGATTAAAAAATCTTGTGCAATTTTTTTAAAACATTGCACTTATCGATAAATTAAAATGGAATTTTTTTAATTCTTTGAATCTTTTTTGATTACGCGCCATCATCATTTTTCTTGAAACCTAACTAAAAAGCCCCGAGTGAAATCGGGGCTTTTTGGTATCGATTAGACCAATTATCTTGGACTAAACCTCTATTCTGTTGCTCCCCTCCTCCCCAAGAAGCGAATAAACTCATAGATGGAAAGAAGGGCAAAAATGCCTATTATTAAGAGCCAAACTATCAAGAATGTCGTATTGCTGTGCCAGGACAGTGTGGTCCAGTTTCCCAGAGCCTGAATTCTCTGCACGAAGAGAGAAATGCGGCCCATAACGGTATATCCGAAAGAGGCACCAAAGCCGATCATCAATATCCCAATACCAAATTTGGCGATGCCGTTAAACAATCCGGTATGCTCCTTGGAAAAGAAGAAATAGAACAGCGCCGAGACGACGCCGACGAAGATAAGGAGCTGGGAAAATCCCGAGGCCGAGTCAAGATAGCCGTGTCCGAAGAAATTGCCCCAGTCAATGGCCTTCCTGATAGAAGCGTAAAGCTGGAGATTGATGCTGGTACGCATCACCAGCGGGATAGTGATACCGGTTCCGATACCGATATAAATGGCAATCGGCCAGCGGCTGATCCAAGCCCATTTGCGTGAAAAGCGGGTCCACATCATCACACCCAATAAAGCCGGGACGATGTACCACCAGCTTTTGGCATCGAGCCAAAGAAAATAAAAGTGACCGTCGCTCAAAAAACTGAACAGGTTGGGCACGAGGCCATTATGCCAGAGCAGTATGACAAAATAGCCGGCCGAAACGCCCACCATGAGATGCTCCGCAAATTTATAGAGCGGATTGTCGCGGTAAAGAAAGGAGAAAATACAGAGCGTCAAGAAAGCTCCCAGGGTCGTCCACAAAAATGTACCAGTCGCCATATTTTCTCACCTCCTTAACCTTTCCTCGCCTTGCGGCGAGCCAGAATGAAACCGATATTGCCCATAATGATAAAAATGATAATCACGAGATGGGCATAGACCTGAATTCTCATCCCGTCGAGGGCCTCGCCGGGATTATCGGCCAGAGCCTCATATTGAGCCGCTCCCAGCAGACCTCCCATGATTCCGAACACTTGCCCGGAATTGAGATAGGGATAATAATCGGCCGACATGACTCCGGTCAAACCGAGAGCCAGCGGAAAATTGTAACGGCTCTGACCATAAGTAATCCACATGTCGCTGGAACTTCCCGAAGATAATTCCACGACACACTTGACCTGATCATAATTGCGGATACTGCGCATCATCGGAAGAGAATCGAGCGGAGTACCGTAGTAGTCGGTAGGAAACGGTATGCGGAATCCCTGCCCCATAGCCAGAATAATTAGAGCCGGATATGGTTTATAGCCGAGAAAACAGTAATCAACCCCATTTTCGACCTGACGCCCCTTATAAAAAACGCCGTTATAGGTTCGGTCCTGCTTGACAGAATCGGCGACAGCCTTGATGGCCTGATCAACCATAGCCGGTCCGTTTTGCGAAAGGGCCGAGAAAATGACTTTCACGTGTTTGCGGAAAGCCTGTTCCACAATGGCGTAGAACATCGGATGTAGTTCGGCCAGAGAAGAGGGGTCGTAATCGACCGCCACGAAAATGACATCGTTCGGCTTAAGGGTGTCGATAAAATTGAACACCGCTTTGACCTCGGGCGATTTATTCAGCTTAATGGTGAACGGTATGGCATAGGTGACCACGCATACCAGGGCCACGAAGAGGAAAATCCAGCGGCGATCCAGGGTCATTAAACGATCAAATATATTCATATCGTCTCCCCCCTAATCCCNGCCCANATAGGCGCGTTCGATTCCCAGCATGACCTTCAAAGCGGTAGCAACCGCCCCGAGACCAAGGCCAATGATAATGGCCCGCTTGGCCGCCAGATTGGGAACGTTAAGAAGCCACGATGTTGTCTTCTCGAGATAAATTCCGACCGGACCCAGATAGGGATTGAAGCGAAGCATCACGATAAGGGCCGCTAGAAGCAGAACCGTGGCCAGCACGGAACGAGCCCGGAACGCCCGATAGGCGGCGGAAGCGATATAGAAGGCCAGAAGGGAAAACATGGTGGCCTGAATCGGGATGATGATGTACTGGAACAGATGGGTGAACATGTAGTTCTCGAGACCCTCCTGGGTATAAAAGTGTCGGCCGTAGTCAAAGCCAAAGAAAATCATGGCCGCCAGTCCAAGAAGGGTAGCAATGGGATATTGCCATCCCGGGACGCGCCGGCGAATTTTCTCGTATGACACCCGAATCAACGACCAGATGCCCAGGGCCATAGCGAAGATACCGATGATAATGATCCATTTTAGAAGGAATTCATTGGTATCTAAGGAGAAGTCATTCGGAACAAAGTACTGGATAATCATCACCAATGACAGGGTGAAAACCAGCATTAACGGAACTTGTCTTTTCATGTTTGGTTTCCTCCCTTAATTTCCGGCCCTAAACAGTTCAAGAAACCAGGACCAGTGGAATTGCGCCGCGATTATTCCCAAAATGGAAATAATTATTATAGCCGCTTTGCCATAGTCCTGAGCCTTTAATGATCCCAGTAGAATTGGCTCTCTGCTGAGATACGCCGAGGCGGCGTATAATTCCTCGCCGATAAGAGTATAATCGCA comes from the Candidatus Zixiibacteriota bacterium genome and includes:
- a CDS encoding hypothetical protein (Evidence 5 : Unknown function), coding for MRKLFILIISILALYIAGCGGDKGSNPPPPPVPTVRLVVDTTAAPGMTNVNAGAWNSVESVMVEIGSGSDYGLDADLGHINVNLKAIKKNDTLYLRAKWQDATANIWGNYMRPLPQVIDWEQVTSAGDDRFFVMFDAGDNGTEKADCSKMCHATSMKPTNGHADVINWSATSTAPGFMADDEWWNNVTGRLFDNTVNAYVYRDNWNSFSNVPYYMHKDTIAFLGPYLYLTDTVAMNYATIQWPSNYRMPGYRIDSTIYNSPSRSSYSRWDVRAISQYDSTSSPHTWTIVMSRALNTGHIDDVNLALAGFDSVQVTIAAANAHSSDPVNASWQHSGSKPFYLILKR
- a CDS encoding Serine phosphatase RsbU — translated: MTTHQSKLEKLFLHAARMLNSTLEYEELMRQVLELTVEATGSEAALAYRLDKNLDIMKVRFFDGRDYSVKTLSLPRGQGIIGWVAEHQEPIIANDVTSDPRYHQQAEIFGDLSLRSVLAIPLIGRGQMIGVIEAINKIDGVYTDEDLDILVGLANQMAVAIDNARLYREAKQEAMERQLLYDVGKKLSSTLNIDEVLQLILDSLQKVVGFDAGGVFLINDEKGEVATVFAVGYDPLRQEYIQLKIGQGLVGWVAKNGEAVIVPDVTKDTRYISARQQTKSEIVTPIRIDGRIIGVLNLESDHASFYNRKSLELITAFASHAAISIERAMLHKKMLENRRLEEQLSIAREIQLTFLPKHDPQISGYDISGVNIPSGEVGGDYFDFIKIIEHQTGIAIADVAGKGIPASLIMAAFRASLIAEIRNNYAIRMICRKVNSLIYESVERENYVTAVYGVLDSKNDIFTFSNCGHNHPILLRRGGRVEYLKEGGLALGVIPDTDYEERPIFIQSGDTIMFYTDGVSEAKNGRGEDFGVERLVAVLKRHKDLKASDLLKKIYEAVKEYASETHVFDDLTMLIIKKI
- the comM gene encoding Competence protein ComM — encoded protein: MLSKVYSSATLGVNAYLVEVEADLQQQLPLFITVGLPDGAVRESKERVTAAIKNSDYIFPNKKVTINLAPADIRKEGSAFDLPMAVGILAATGQILRDSFDDYVILGELSLDGAIRPVPGVLPMAMHVQDSKGIKGILVPKDNASEAAMAQDLPVYPVTSLKEAVAFLEDTNTINRFELDINSVFSLSRKYDVDFCDVKGQESAKRALEVAAAGGHNIIMIGPPGSGKTMLARRLPTILPDMTVAEALETTKIHSVAGLMPGNTALIATRPFRAPHHTVSDAGLIGGGRIPKPGEVSLAHHGVLFLDEIAEFHKDVLEVLRQPMEDGQVTLSRATTSLTYPAAFMLAAAMNPCPCGYFGDTSHECNCTTGAIQRYMSRISGPLLDRIDIHITVPSVKFKELSSESAGEKSEIIRARVNMARKRQLARFNNEKKIFCNAHMQSKDIRKYCPIDEKSKSLLNLAISRQGLSARAYDRILKVARTIADLENIENIDAVHIAEAIHYRSLDRNLWLI
- a CDS encoding hypothetical protein (Evidence 5 : Unknown function); amino-acid sequence: MKRLLPIIFLLLLYSSLLLVLMSGGCGKNSTSSTVQFMPGTYRGIYEVIKHWQSPDQEMKVDTMNFYFIQPDTFRMYLADDDNYRRFCDVIRGKFIFGRDSLKLQNITTNTSQQCTPGEEPGAEYQYLVDHGIIVFKTSDTALYRRIELWNKL
- a CDS encoding hypothetical protein (Evidence 5 : Unknown function), whose amino-acid sequence is MARFFLSILIAIFVLALVSGCPKDTIVKPPSTLVGNYHGLITIIRGYDTSTPTTVQEWIDWTFSDYKFWMTAEKTDLLPKIFCDITGNYSLTDKITLSDTSMTDVFTCIHEDIPVGTFSIFREADSVKISGTMREGSRWVEIALKKE
- a CDS encoding putative Inorganic diphosphatase (Evidence 3 : Putative function from multiple computational evidences; Product type e : enzyme); this translates as MDDITTILFDVGGPLVNDDPAIDAWHEHLRQLVLDRTGQEFSTADIGAIMEQSIACYAPSFISFVIWQMVRPNKNLFYELRRECDRFPFEKLVEPVPGVIDILKQLKGHFKLGIVANQNSAMGRTLEEMGILSFFDSKMMSEDLRLAKPDTRIFLAVLQSLGSRPEEAAMIGDRQDNDIVPAKSLKMTAVRLLVGPHRHQAVRYPREEPDHTIQNLSGLLDIPFISNKLNL